The following proteins are co-located in the Candidatus Methanogranum gryphiswaldense genome:
- a CDS encoding ATP-dependent DNA helicase produces the protein MDLFPYTYRGEQEAIVRQIRDAVTDGMSLVIESGTGTGKTVTSLTGALEAALGTGKKVIYLTRTKSQQKQVIQEITKISEKKDIVCIGLQGRSSTTCPLMKDDPELLSGTSEELSKLCSEYKKRESGSSSHCIYFDNLEELDPSTYVDYIRKCHPQPEEFFDRCLENRTCPYELTKRLLPHADVIAVPYPFIFSPHVIQHFTQWMGASLSNVVLIVDEAHNLPSYLREVMTCEYTARALELAEKEALEWNDPEIFRGFKITDITAVFRECMDNALERYIGADDGLLPYGFLQDEMMERLGVSSLSLDAIYKGIIEQGEIIISQKKSERKLPRSYIGSFGAFMLAWNTCDENIYVSLIVSGKNPKFEAFCLDPYDAAFPLRECWSSVSMSGTLNPLIDYSHELGMENAIEKVFPTPFPKENLKVLYVDDVSTNYEEMNSGREAYDRIVDYVIRLVRCTERNTAVFFPSYGLMDRFIHDNIPEILEREIYFEKRGMLQSELMNVVSEFRSSEKSVLFCVMGGRISEGLDFPDKELELAILIGIPFPKPTAKQEALKRYCEYRFGNGWEHAIKVPAQRKMRQAIGRLIRSETDRGVAVILDRRASTMNGLDARLTHDPVSDVRDFFEK, from the coding sequence ATGGACCTTTTCCCGTACACTTATAGGGGTGAACAGGAGGCGATAGTACGTCAGATCCGCGATGCGGTGACTGATGGCATGTCTCTGGTCATCGAATCAGGTACGGGAACTGGAAAGACAGTAACGTCGCTTACAGGAGCATTGGAAGCGGCCCTCGGTACAGGTAAGAAAGTCATATACTTGACGAGAACGAAATCCCAACAGAAACAGGTCATACAGGAGATCACAAAGATCTCGGAGAAGAAAGATATTGTTTGCATCGGTCTTCAGGGAAGAAGCAGCACGACATGTCCTTTGATGAAGGATGATCCAGAACTTTTGTCCGGAACGTCCGAGGAATTGTCTAAACTCTGTTCAGAATATAAGAAACGAGAATCAGGCAGTTCTTCACATTGTATCTATTTTGATAATCTTGAAGAATTGGATCCATCGACCTATGTCGATTACATAAGGAAGTGCCATCCTCAACCAGAGGAGTTCTTCGATCGATGCTTAGAAAATCGCACATGTCCTTATGAATTGACAAAACGTCTTCTACCACATGCAGACGTGATCGCCGTTCCATACCCTTTCATATTCTCCCCTCATGTGATCCAGCATTTCACACAATGGATGGGGGCATCTCTTTCAAATGTTGTTTTGATAGTGGACGAGGCCCATAACCTTCCTTCGTATCTAAGGGAGGTAATGACATGTGAATACACAGCAAGAGCATTGGAACTCGCAGAGAAGGAAGCTTTGGAATGGAATGACCCCGAGATATTCAGGGGATTTAAGATAACGGATATCACCGCGGTATTCAGGGAATGTATGGACAACGCTCTTGAAAGGTATATTGGTGCAGATGACGGCTTGTTGCCATACGGTTTTCTTCAAGATGAGATGATGGAAAGATTGGGTGTTTCGTCTCTGTCCTTAGATGCAATATACAAAGGTATTATTGAGCAAGGAGAGATCATAATCTCTCAAAAAAAATCTGAGCGTAAACTTCCACGTTCTTATATCGGTTCTTTTGGGGCATTCATGTTAGCATGGAATACGTGTGATGAGAACATATATGTCAGTTTGATAGTCAGTGGGAAAAATCCAAAGTTTGAAGCATTCTGTTTAGACCCATATGATGCCGCATTCCCTCTTAGGGAATGTTGGTCGTCTGTCAGTATGTCTGGTACATTGAACCCATTAATTGACTATTCACATGAATTAGGAATGGAAAATGCGATTGAAAAAGTTTTTCCAACTCCATTCCCCAAGGAGAATCTGAAGGTTTTGTATGTTGATGATGTGTCAACGAACTATGAGGAAATGAACAGTGGGCGGGAAGCGTATGATAGAATCGTTGATTATGTCATAAGATTGGTTCGTTGTACAGAAAGGAACACAGCGGTCTTCTTTCCCTCTTATGGTTTAATGGACAGATTCATTCATGACAATATACCGGAAATTTTGGAAAGAGAGATCTATTTTGAGAAGAGAGGAATGCTACAATCCGAATTAATGAATGTTGTCTCCGAATTCCGTTCTTCGGAAAAAAGTGTTCTGTTCTGTGTCATGGGAGGTAGGATCAGTGAGGGACTTGATTTTCCAGACAAGGAACTGGAACTCGCCATTCTAATAGGGATACCTTTTCCGAAACCAACTGCAAAACAAGAGGCTTTGAAGAGATACTGTGAATATCGTTTTGGTAATGGGTGGGAGCATGCAATAAAGGTTCCTGCTCAAAGGAAGATGAGGCAAGCAATAGGCCGTCTCATAAGATCGGAGACCGATAGAGGTGTTGCAGTGATATTGGACAGAAGAGCATCTACAATGAATGGTCTTGATGCTCGTCTGACACATGACCCTGTTAGCGATGTACGGGACTTCTTTGAAAAATGA
- a CDS encoding exosome complex RNA-binding protein Csl4 — protein sequence MTKKIEVFPGDEVAEEEEYLASDGTFACDGKIYASQIGLLELDDDECVARVISPNPPNTLKIGDIVYGIIGDIRKTMATAEVVAKEGTRRDIASDTNATIHVSKISQGYTDDVSKELRKGDFIRARVIDVSPSLQLTTKEDHLGVIRSLCGTCKTELVRKGKNLYCPECERSSPRKIADDYGDVKI from the coding sequence ATGACAAAAAAAATTGAAGTATTTCCCGGTGACGAAGTCGCGGAAGAAGAAGAATATCTCGCTTCAGACGGAACATTTGCATGCGATGGTAAAATCTACGCATCACAGATCGGCCTGCTCGAACTTGACGATGATGAATGTGTCGCCAGAGTCATCTCCCCAAACCCTCCAAACACATTGAAGATCGGAGACATAGTCTACGGAATAATAGGCGATATTAGAAAGACAATGGCAACGGCCGAGGTAGTTGCAAAGGAAGGTACAAGAAGGGATATTGCAAGCGATACCAATGCTACAATACATGTTTCTAAGATCTCCCAAGGCTATACCGATGATGTTTCCAAAGAACTCAGAAAAGGAGATTTTATACGCGCTCGTGTTATCGACGTCAGCCCGTCCCTGCAATTGACTACAAAAGAGGATCATCTCGGAGTTATCCGTTCTCTATGTGGAACGTGTAAAACAGAACTGGTAAGAAAAGGTAAGAACCTCTACTGTCCTGAATGCGAACGTTCCTCCCCTAGAAAGATCGCAGATGACTACGGTGATGTGAAGATATGA
- a CDS encoding tRNA 4-thiouridine(8) synthase ThiI — protein MKLIALLSGGIDSPVAAYMMANAGADIILLHMDNRPYADDAIIDHVKRLAARLREVTGQEMPLYSAPHYISQEKIKENCDNNYQCVMCKRMMQRTARELAKKLDCSGIIMGDSLGQVASQTLKNIRSENTGLNFPVVRPLIGYDKLEIEAISKEIGTYDISVEQISGCKLVPFKPITEADPGKICTFDITTETEILAERIASNASLI, from the coding sequence ATGAAACTAATTGCACTTCTATCAGGCGGCATCGATTCCCCAGTAGCAGCATACATGATGGCGAATGCTGGTGCAGACATCATTCTTTTGCACATGGACAATCGCCCTTATGCTGATGATGCCATAATCGATCATGTTAAACGTCTCGCTGCGAGACTAAGGGAGGTCACTGGACAAGAAATGCCCCTTTATTCCGCTCCACATTACATCTCACAGGAAAAAATCAAAGAAAACTGTGATAACAACTATCAATGTGTGATGTGCAAAAGAATGATGCAGAGGACTGCAAGAGAACTTGCAAAGAAACTAGACTGCAGCGGCATAATAATGGGGGATTCTCTTGGACAGGTGGCATCTCAAACCCTCAAGAACATAAGGTCTGAAAATACGGGTTTGAATTTCCCCGTAGTAAGGCCCCTCATTGGCTATGATAAACTTGAGATAGAAGCTATATCAAAGGAAATTGGCACCTACGACATCTCCGTGGAACAAATATCTGGATGCAAACTCGTACCTTTCAAACCCATAACAGAGGCCGATCCTGGTAAGATATGCACATTTGATATTACTACAGAAACTGAGATTTTAGCCGAGCGTATAGCTTCAAATGCTTCTCTTATCTGA
- the gdhA gene encoding NADP-specific glutamate dehydrogenase, whose protein sequence is MTIKNAYLKGVYAGLAERNKDQPEFLQAVEEVLESLEPVIEKHPEYQKAGLVERIVEPERIIVFRVTWMDDSGKVQVNRGYRVQFNSAIGPYKGGLRLHPSVNLSILKFLGFEQIFKNSLTGLPIGGGKGGSDFDPKGKSDNEIMRFCQSFMTELEKHIGADTDVPAGDIGVGGREIGYMYGQYKRLRNEFTGVLTGKGLSYGGSLARTEATGYGLCYYTEEMLNDNNNSFKGKTVVISGSGNVAIYACQKATQLGAKVVALSDSNGYIYDKAGIDYKTIQIIKEQKRDRISTYLNYVKNAEYHEGCGNIWTIPCDIALPCATQNEIDEASAKILVKNGVKAVAEGANMPSTPGAVAYFQKNKVLFGPAKAANAGGVATSALEMSQNSQRLSWTFEEVDDKLKQIMIRIYHNSAKAAEEYGVRGNLVAGANIAGFKKVADAMLWQGISY, encoded by the coding sequence ATGACGATTAAAAATGCATACCTTAAAGGCGTATATGCCGGCCTCGCCGAGCGCAACAAAGATCAACCCGAATTTCTACAGGCAGTAGAAGAGGTTCTAGAATCGCTGGAACCTGTAATCGAAAAACATCCTGAATATCAAAAAGCAGGACTTGTGGAACGTATTGTCGAACCAGAGAGGATCATAGTGTTTCGTGTGACCTGGATGGATGACTCCGGAAAAGTACAAGTGAACCGCGGTTACCGTGTACAATTCAATTCCGCGATCGGACCATATAAGGGCGGTCTGAGGCTTCATCCGTCCGTCAACCTGTCGATTTTAAAATTCCTTGGATTCGAACAGATATTCAAAAACAGTCTCACTGGACTTCCCATTGGAGGAGGAAAGGGTGGATCGGATTTTGATCCTAAAGGAAAGTCTGACAATGAGATCATGCGTTTCTGTCAGTCATTTATGACAGAATTAGAAAAACATATCGGCGCAGACACAGACGTACCTGCCGGAGATATCGGTGTCGGAGGAAGAGAGATCGGCTATATGTATGGCCAGTACAAGAGACTCAGAAATGAATTCACTGGTGTTCTGACCGGAAAAGGTCTCTCGTACGGTGGATCACTTGCGAGAACAGAAGCTACAGGATACGGACTTTGCTACTACACAGAGGAAATGTTGAACGATAACAACAACTCCTTCAAAGGCAAAACCGTTGTCATATCTGGTTCAGGAAATGTTGCCATATACGCTTGTCAGAAAGCAACACAACTTGGCGCCAAGGTCGTTGCCTTATCAGATTCCAATGGATACATATACGATAAAGCTGGAATCGACTATAAGACAATCCAGATAATCAAAGAACAGAAAAGAGACAGGATTAGTACCTATCTCAACTATGTCAAAAACGCAGAGTACCATGAGGGATGTGGAAATATCTGGACCATTCCGTGCGATATTGCATTGCCTTGCGCCACGCAGAATGAGATAGATGAGGCGTCCGCAAAGATACTTGTGAAGAACGGGGTCAAGGCTGTAGCAGAAGGAGCCAATATGCCCAGCACACCGGGTGCAGTCGCATATTTCCAGAAAAATAAGGTTCTTTTCGGTCCTGCAAAAGCAGCCAATGCTGGCGGAGTCGCAACTTCTGCATTGGAGATGTCCCAAAACAGCCAGAGGCTGTCTTGGACCTTCGAGGAAGTCGATGATAAATTAAAACAGATCATGATCAGAATATATCATAACTCGGCTAAAGCAGCAGAAGAATACGGTGTTAGAGGCAATCTTGTCGCAGGAGCCAACATCGCTGGATTCAAAAAAGTCGCCGATGCTATGCTTTGGCAAGGCATCAGCTATTAA
- a CDS encoding METTL5 family protein encodes MMKKKDLEIALEKVLPFKDPDPALEQYPTPANIAADILFHAYKNGDVDGLKIIDLGCGTGIFSIGAWLLGAGMVVGYDVSESALDIAKECAKSFNANLDFKLSDVKNIDDGADTVFMNPPFGCQNRKADRAFLDKAMEISECVYSIHKADTLDFIKEYVDKKERNIVYNKTYKYDIPHTFEFHKKEKQSVDIVVVNIR; translated from the coding sequence ATGATGAAAAAGAAAGATTTGGAAATCGCACTCGAAAAAGTGCTTCCCTTCAAAGACCCGGACCCTGCGCTAGAACAGTATCCCACTCCTGCAAACATAGCTGCAGATATCTTGTTTCACGCGTACAAAAACGGAGATGTCGATGGCCTTAAGATCATAGACCTCGGATGCGGAACCGGAATATTCTCAATAGGCGCCTGGCTTTTAGGAGCTGGGATGGTCGTTGGATATGATGTCTCAGAGTCTGCACTCGATATTGCAAAAGAATGCGCCAAATCTTTCAACGCCAACCTTGATTTCAAATTATCTGATGTAAAAAACATCGATGATGGGGCAGATACCGTGTTCATGAACCCTCCATTCGGATGTCAGAATCGCAAAGCTGACAGGGCTTTTCTAGATAAGGCCATGGAGATCTCTGAATGCGTATACTCGATACATAAGGCAGATACATTGGACTTTATCAAAGAATACGTGGATAAAAAAGAAAGGAACATAGTTTATAATAAAACGTATAAGTACGATATCCCTCATACCTTTGAATTCCATAAAAAAGAGAAACAGAGCGTTGACATCGTGGTTGTTAACATAAGGTGA